Genomic DNA from Candidatus Brocadia sp.:
ATTGTAGGTGAATACAGGAAATGGGCTGCCAATCAGACGGAGAAAAAAGGGCTGATAATCTATGATACCATGTGGGGATCCACAGAGAAGATTGCCCATACGATACAAGAGGCATTTGAATCACATGGGGTTTCCATAAAAATGCTTAATCTCAGAAAAAATCATATTTCTGATATCATTGCCGATGTATTGACTGCAAGATTTATTTGTGTGGGTTCTCCTACCTTAAATAGCAATATGCTTCCTACCGTGTCAGGGCTTTTAACATATTTAAAAGGGTTATCCCCAAAAAACAGGATTGGACTTGCTTTTGGCTCTTATGGCTGGGGAGGACAGGCGGCTAGCCATGTAGAGAATATATTGAAAGAATGTGGTTTTGAGATGATGGAAACCATAAAGATTCAGTATATTCCTGATGAAATAATACTCCAGGAAATCTCTGACAGACTGAAAAAAGAGATAGCAAAATATTTATGAAAACTTTTACCTAACTCGAACAAGTCGGAAAAGATAAAATCCGAAGTACGAAATTCGTGAGTCAACCCTGTCAGGGTTTAAAACCCTGACAGGGTTAATTTTATTCATATTTTTGCTAAAAATGTCAAAATTATCTTTGGAAGATACTATGAAAGTTGCCAGCTTTAATGTCAATTCGCTGAGAGCCAGATTAAACATAGTCCTTGACTGGATACGGAAAGAATCGCCTGATATTCTTTGCCTTCAGGAGACAAAAGTGCCGGATGATGAATTTCCACAAACTGCTTTTGAAGAGATCAATTACCATGCCGTTTTCCGTGGCGAGAAGTCATACAACGGAGTAGCTATAATAAGCAAAGCCCCTCTGAAAGATGTCCGGGTAGGTTTTGACGAAGAAGAATCCGAAGGAACCCGCCTGATTACAGCCACCGTAAATAAAATCCAGATAATCAATACCTATATTCCTCAGGGTGTCCATCCGCTTCTGAAGCAATTCCGGTATAAGCTGGATTGGTTTCAGAGATTGTATGATTACTTTACCAAAAACTTCCGTTCAGACAAGGAGTTGCTGTGGATGGGGGATTTTAATGTTGCCCCTGAGCCCATAGATGTTTATGATCCGGATCACCTGCAGGGAAGCATATGCTTCCATCCCGATGAACATGCGGCCCTCCAGAGATTTAAAGAATGGGGGCTCGTTGACGTTTTCCGGCTGCATCAGCATGGTCCCGAACAATATACCTTTTGGGATTATCGGGTAAAAAACGCCATAGCAAGAAAAAAGGGCTGGCGGATTGATCAAATCTGGGCAACCCGGCCTCTGGCAAAGAAATCAATAAAAGCATGGATTGATATCACCCCGAGACTTTTAAAAAAACCGTCGGATCATACATTTATTGCGGCTGAATTTCAGATTTAATGGTTTGGTTATTTTACCTGAAGATTTGTGAAAACCATGCCATCGGGCGTATTACCTGTTTTAAAATGTGAAAGAACCCGCTCTTAATATGAAAGTGGCATACAAGACAGATATTGGTAGAAAGAGGATGCACAACGAGGATAGTATCCTGGTTGATGGACCGATGAATATTTTCCTCCTTGCTGACGGAATGGGAGGACATCAGGCAGGTGAAGTGGCAAGTGAATTGGCGGTAAAAGAATGTTATACCTGGCTCAAAGAAAACTTAGGCAACGCCAGGAGTGAAGAGGATATTTCAAAGCTCCTAATGGAATCTCTGTCGAAGGCGAACAATACTGTAAAGGAAAGGTCAACGACAGACATCAATCTCATGGGCATGGGGACAACCCTCATACAGATGTTAATCATCAGGGATATTGCGTGCATATGCCATGTTGGTGATAGCAGGGCATATCTTCTCAGAGAAGGAATAAAGCTGATTACCAGGGATCATACCGCTGAAATGTATGTTGTGAAAAAGAGTGTTGTGGTAGGGGGGTATCTTCCCTTGCAAAAGATGCGCGTACTTACTCAGGCCGTTGGCGGTCAGAAAACGTTAGAACCGGGATTAGAGCATGTAAAACTTAAACCAAGCGATATTCTTCTCCTTTGTTCGGATGGTCTCACCGATATGCTTTCAGATAAAGAAATAGGATCGATTATTCAAAAGTACCGGGATGACCTTACTGCAGCGGTTGATAATTTGATACATGAGGCAAATAATAAAGGAGGGGTAGATAATATTTCTGTGATACTGATAGAATATGAATAAAATTGAAAATCTTGACCCTGATGCTCCCTAAAAATGATCCACGTTTTGAATTATTTGCAAAATAAGATATTACCAATAAACTTGAAACGAGTATCGATTACCATCCTATTACTGATAGCTGGCTGTGCTCCGGTCATATCTGAGCAAATCAGAAAGCAAGTGAAACCAGGAGTTACGTTCAGAGAGGTGCTGGAGATCCCCGATCGTTATAAAGGAGAATTAATTATCCTGAGTGGTTTTATTGTTGGGGCAAAAAAAACTGAAGGGGGAACCTTACTTGAGGTATTGCAAAGTCCTTCAGACTTCCGTGGAAAACCAAAAGATATCGAAAAATCGGAGGGAAGGTTTCTGGCATTTGACGACCGTCATCAGGATAGTAATCTCTCTATAAAGGGACAGCCAATTACCGTTGCTGGGAAGATCCAGGGTAAGAGGATATTACCTTTGGGGAAAATGGAATATACCTATCCGGTGATACAGATTAAGGAACTCTACCTTTGGCCGACGGTAAGGAAGCCTCATCCTTATAGTACGTATTCCTTTGAGAGATATTATTGGTGGCGTAGTAGTCTTTTGCGTCTCCATCAAGTGCCGCGGCAGCGCGGACGGTGATTTCTGATTTTAATCTTGGAATTGTTTCGTTAAATGAAGTATGGTAACCTGTTTACCATTTGTGATGAGTTTTCGGGGTGAGTTCAGATGAACGCTTGTCGAACCATGAACGCAGGTATGCAACACTTCATTTTTCCGCCTTTCGTAGATGCGGAAGGTTCGCCTCTTCCCTGATATTAAGGGTGAGAGATGACAAGATGTCTCCTGAGATTGATACCATACAGACAATGGAAAAGATTTATAAAAGCAGTTAAAAAAACAGAAATTATCCACGATACGGTAACTCAGACCTTCAGGTCTGAGTCAGGACTGAAGTCTTGGGTTATTCCAACGCACTTTTGCTGCCTGGTCTATGGGTAATTTATCATGGGCGTAAAGCTTACCCCTATCATAGGGATTATGATTCACTTCTTTTCGGTACCCCACGTCTTTTGAGGTTCGTTACCATTTCGGGTAAAGAATTTCTCCCCAGCAAAGGGAGATTTCGGCCAGTTAGACCGGAAATTATAGAAACACACGAAATACTTTCTCATTATCAAATTTCTTTAGAGCAACTTATTGATGTAGCCATACTCATAGGCACAGATTTTAATCATGGTATAAAGGGAATTGGGCCCAAGACTGCCTTACGGCTCATACAGGAGTATGGACGTATTGAACAGCTGCCCCCGGATATAAAATCCAGGGTCAGCAAGAATTATGAAGATGTAAGAGAAATATTTTACCGTCCTACAACTACAGAAGATTACAAGGTAGAAGATGGAACAATAGATGAGGATGTGTTATATGAATTTCTCTGCAAAGAAAGGGATTTTTTTCCTGCAAGAGTGAAGATGATAATAGAACGGATGAAAACGAAGTAATAAGTTCGGGGAT
This window encodes:
- the xth gene encoding exodeoxyribonuclease III, with the translated sequence MKVASFNVNSLRARLNIVLDWIRKESPDILCLQETKVPDDEFPQTAFEEINYHAVFRGEKSYNGVAIISKAPLKDVRVGFDEEESEGTRLITATVNKIQIINTYIPQGVHPLLKQFRYKLDWFQRLYDYFTKNFRSDKELLWMGDFNVAPEPIDVYDPDHLQGSICFHPDEHAALQRFKEWGLVDVFRLHQHGPEQYTFWDYRVKNAIARKKGWRIDQIWATRPLAKKSIKAWIDITPRLLKKPSDHTFIAAEFQI
- a CDS encoding serine/threonine-protein phosphatase, producing MKVAYKTDIGRKRMHNEDSILVDGPMNIFLLADGMGGHQAGEVASELAVKECYTWLKENLGNARSEEDISKLLMESLSKANNTVKERSTTDINLMGMGTTLIQMLIIRDIACICHVGDSRAYLLREGIKLITRDHTAEMYVVKKSVVVGGYLPLQKMRVLTQAVGGQKTLEPGLEHVKLKPSDILLLCSDGLTDMLSDKEIGSIIQKYRDDLTAAVDNLIHEANNKGGVDNISVILIEYE